A stretch of Gossypium hirsutum isolate 1008001.06 chromosome A06, Gossypium_hirsutum_v2.1, whole genome shotgun sequence DNA encodes these proteins:
- the LOC107897721 gene encoding protein ALP1-like: protein MEIGSFTFLSPEDFSFNNNYNSDFSWFLDMETGFNRNTKKRGRKDFEESLVSEKSGFGDILSSILMLDEEAKQEQYQWVTNSDQDSAFFQANYKGNVQEMNGYFENQFSEMNQLDNSSNKRARKSGSPAAAATVSAGSDNVGPSQSGSGSGQQRRLWVKDRSKDWWTKCNHPDFPDEEFKRAFRMSKATFNMVCEELEPAVTKKNTMLRDAIPVRQRVAVCIWRLATGEPLRMVSKRFGLGISTCHKLVLEVCAAIKTVLMPKFVQWPDEHKMKSIKQAFESASGIPNVGGSMYTTHVPIIAPKVSVAAYFNKKHTERNQKNSYSITLQGVVDQAGAFTDLCIGWPGSMSDDQILEKSAFHQRATRGHLKDVCVVGNKGYPLMDWVLVPYSHQNLTWAQHAFNEKIGEIEKVAKEAFARLKGRWSCLQKRTEVKLQELPIVLGACCVLHNICEMRNEVMDPELKFELFDDEVIPDNNIRSMASGQARDHIAHNLLHHGLGGRGTSSTAFL from the coding sequence ATGGAAATCGGGTCTTTCACATTTCTTTCTCCCGAAGATTTTTCTTTTAACAACAACTACAACAGCGATTTCTCTTGGTTTCTGGATATGGAAACTGGGTTCAACAGGAACACCAAGAAGAGGGGTAGAAAAGACTTTGAGGAATCTCTTGTTAGCGAAAAGAGTGGGTTTGGTGATATACTTTCCTCGATTTTGATGTTGGATGAGGAAGCAAAGCAAGAGCAGTATCAATGGGTGACTAACTCTGATCAAGATAGTGCTTTCTTCCAAGCCAATTACAAGGGAAATGTTCAGGAAATGAATGGGTATTTTGAAAACCAGTTTTCTGAAATGAACCAGTTGGATAATTCCAGTAACAAACGCGCCCGCAAATCTGGTTCACCCGCTGCGGCTGCGACGGTTTCAGCCGGGTCCGATAATGTGGGTCCATCGCAATCGGGTAGCGGATCCGGTCAGCAAAGGCGGTTATGGGTAAAAGACCGATCCAAGGACTGGTGGACTAAGTGTAACCACCCAGATTTCCCCGATGAGGAGTTTAAACGCGCTTTCCGTATGAGCAAAGCCACATTCAATATGGTCTGCGAGGAGCTCGAACCTGCAGTTACGAAAAAGAACACGATGCTTCGAGATGCGATCCCAGTTCGTCAGCGCGTGGCGGTTTGTATTTGGAGGTTGGCCACGGGTGAACCGCTTCGGATGGTGTCGAAGCGCTTCGGGTTGGGGATTTCAACTTGTCATAAGCTGGTTCTAGAGGTTTGTGCCGCAATTAAAACTGTTTTAATGCCCAAATTCGTTCAATGGCCTGACGAACACAAAATGAAGAGTATCAAACAAGCATTCGAGTCCGCCAGTGGGATCCCCAACGTGGGCGGTTCAATGTACACTACTCACGTTCCCATCATTGCACCAAAAGTCAGCGTCGCAGCGTATTTCAACAAAAAACACACGGAGAGGAACCAGAAAAATTCGTATTCCATTACCCTTCAAGGCGTTGTCGACCAAGCCGGAGCTTTCACCGACTTATGTATTGGGTGGCCCGGTTCGATGTCCGATGATCAAATTTTAGAGAAATCAGCGTTTCACCAAAGAGCCACAAGGGGACATTTGAAGGACGTTTGCGTCGTAGGCAACAAAGGGTACCCACTAATGGACTGGGTTTTGGTTCCTTACAGTCACCAAAACCTCACTTGGGCTCAACATGCTTTCAATGAGAAAATCGGGGAGATTGAAAAGGTGGCCAAGGAGGCATTCGCGAGGCTGAAAGGGCGGTGGTCGTGTTTACAAAAGAGAACCGAGGTTAAGCTTCAAGAGTTGCCGATCGTGCTTGGAGCTTGCTGCGTTTTGCATAATATCTGTGAGATGAGAAACGAGGTGATGGATCCGGAGCTTAAATTCGAGCTTTTCGACGATGAGGTCATCCCCGATAATAATATAAGGTCCATGGCTTCCGGACAAGCTAGAGATCACATCGCTCACAATTTGTTGCACCATGGGCTTGGCGGCCGTGGTACATCTTCCACTGCTTTTCTATAG